The following are encoded in a window of Bradyrhizobium guangdongense genomic DNA:
- a CDS encoding LysR family transcriptional regulator produces the protein MSTTTLPPDLSRLLAFVRVVEAGSFAEAARRAGTTTSAMSKAVARFEKARGLRLLHRSTHSLALTEEGDRLMAAGRALVESLARVQSALGEVGRDDGGRVCVTAPASFARACILPRLPAFLRERPEIEIEVKFRNEILDLAAEGVDVAIRSGRLDRVPGHQARRLCTFSWIACASPAYLKARGAPATPYELSAHDHVGFRNPASGQILTWRFADPHGKRPIRVTPKPKHICDDAHASLALIANGFGIGWGPAWLVDEDLRAGRLVEVLAPWRTFGEPLWMLRTSDRRPPLRTQRVMSFLTTLAAAFSDKAV, from the coding sequence ATGTCCACAACGACTTTACCTCCCGATCTCTCGCGTCTCCTCGCCTTCGTCCGGGTCGTGGAGGCAGGCTCCTTTGCCGAAGCCGCGCGGCGAGCGGGGACGACCACCTCCGCGATGTCCAAGGCGGTCGCCCGCTTCGAAAAGGCTCGGGGCTTGCGGCTTTTGCATCGCTCCACGCATTCGTTGGCGCTGACCGAAGAGGGCGACAGGCTGATGGCGGCGGGACGCGCGTTGGTCGAGAGTCTCGCCCGTGTCCAATCCGCGCTCGGCGAAGTCGGGCGCGATGATGGCGGACGGGTGTGCGTGACCGCCCCCGCCTCGTTCGCGCGCGCCTGCATCCTGCCGCGACTACCTGCATTCCTGCGGGAGCGGCCGGAAATCGAGATCGAGGTCAAATTCCGCAACGAGATTCTCGATCTCGCGGCGGAAGGGGTCGACGTCGCGATCCGCTCAGGACGCCTCGACCGCGTGCCCGGTCATCAGGCACGGCGGCTTTGCACGTTCTCCTGGATCGCTTGCGCCTCGCCTGCCTATCTGAAGGCGCGCGGCGCGCCGGCGACTCCATACGAGCTTTCCGCGCACGACCACGTCGGCTTCCGGAATCCCGCGAGCGGTCAGATCCTGACCTGGCGCTTTGCCGACCCGCACGGCAAAAGACCCATTCGAGTCACGCCCAAGCCCAAGCACATTTGCGACGACGCGCACGCGTCGCTCGCGTTGATCGCGAATGGGTTTGGGATCGGCTGGGGGCCCGCCTGGCTCGTCGACGAAGACCTTCGCGCGGGCCGGCTGGTCGAAGTGCTTGCGCCCTGGCGCACGTTTGGAGAACCTCTATGGATGTTGCGCACCTCGGACCGCCGCCCGCCCCTGCGCACACAACGCGTCATGTCGTTCCTCACCACGCTTGCCGCCGCGTTCAGCGACAAGGCGGTGTGA
- a CDS encoding alpha/beta fold hydrolase, whose product MPSFHNGPVEMAYLDEGAGDPIILVHGFASSKNVNWVYPTWVSELRKNGRRVIALDNRGHGESAKLYEPAQYSIPTMAGDVLALMDHLAIPQADIMGYSMGGRMAAWLGLNEPQRLRSAILGGIGVGGLIEGTGPGEVVAKALEASSLDDVTDPVGRTFRAFADQTRSDRRALAACLRGTRDLMTREEAARIEVPVLIAVGSTDDVAGSASALGAIIPGSEVLDIPGRDHMRAVGDKVYKSGVLDFLSRRGRGDVA is encoded by the coding sequence ATGCCGAGCTTTCACAACGGCCCCGTTGAAATGGCCTATCTCGACGAAGGCGCGGGTGATCCGATCATCCTGGTGCACGGCTTTGCCTCGAGCAAGAACGTCAACTGGGTCTATCCGACCTGGGTCTCGGAGCTGCGCAAGAACGGCCGCCGCGTCATCGCGCTCGACAATCGCGGCCATGGCGAAAGCGCAAAGCTCTACGAGCCCGCGCAATACTCGATCCCGACCATGGCCGGCGATGTGCTCGCGCTGATGGATCATCTCGCCATCCCGCAAGCCGACATCATGGGCTATTCGATGGGGGGGCGGATGGCGGCCTGGCTCGGACTGAACGAGCCGCAGCGCCTGCGCTCGGCGATCCTCGGCGGCATCGGCGTCGGCGGCCTGATCGAGGGCACCGGACCCGGCGAGGTCGTGGCGAAGGCGCTGGAAGCGTCCTCGCTCGATGACGTCACCGATCCCGTCGGCCGCACGTTTCGTGCGTTTGCGGACCAGACCCGCTCGGATCGGCGTGCGCTCGCCGCCTGCCTGCGCGGCACGCGCGATCTCATGACCAGGGAGGAGGCCGCCCGCATCGAGGTGCCGGTGCTGATCGCGGTCGGCTCGACCGACGACGTCGCAGGCTCGGCCAGCGCGTTAGGCGCGATCATCCCGGGCTCGGAAGTGCTCGACATTCCCGGCCGCGATCACATGCGCGCGGTCGGCGACAAGGTCTACAAATCGGGCGTTCTCGATTTCCTGTCACGCCGGGGCCGAGGTGATGTTGCTTGA
- a CDS encoding ABC transporter substrate-binding protein, which produces MLSLMRRGRRAFASILALSVVALSTAMASPVFAAGKTITAVMHSDLRIIDPIFTTAYITRDHGYMVYDTLIATDANFKIQPQMADWKISDDKLTYTFTLRDGLKWHDGTPVTAEDCVASLKRWAAVDGMGQQMMQFTASIEATDPKTITLKLKEPYGLVLESIGKPSSRVAFMMPKRLAETPPDKQIPEQIGSGPFKFVQGEFQPGVKAVYVKNTDYVPRKEPVSWTAGGKVVKVDRVEWITMPDSQTAVNALQSGDIDFMENPPWDLLPVLEGNPDLKVETLNKFGFQTLGRMNFLHPPFDNPKIRRAALLATSQKDVLDALVGNPKYYKVCGAFFICDTPFATDVGSETLVKGNGMAEAKKALAESGYDGTPVVIMAPGDVTTLKAQPIVAAQQLREAGFKVDLQATDWQTVVSRRASQKSPKEGGWNMFFTNWVSADVSNPIANLSIGGQGKKGGWFGWAEDAKIEKLKDDFVRAASLDDQKKIATEIQKEAYDQVIYIPLGQYLAPSAWRKSLTGVLDGPATPVFWNVDKSE; this is translated from the coding sequence ATGTTGAGCTTGATGCGCCGGGGGCGTCGCGCGTTCGCCTCCATACTTGCGCTGTCGGTCGTCGCGCTTTCGACGGCGATGGCCTCGCCGGTGTTTGCGGCCGGCAAGACCATCACCGCGGTGATGCATTCGGATCTGCGCATCATCGATCCGATCTTCACCACCGCCTACATCACGCGTGACCATGGCTACATGGTCTACGACACGCTGATCGCGACGGATGCGAATTTCAAGATCCAGCCGCAGATGGCGGACTGGAAGATCTCCGACGACAAGCTCACCTATACCTTCACGCTGCGCGACGGCCTGAAATGGCATGACGGCACGCCGGTGACCGCGGAGGACTGCGTTGCCTCGCTGAAGCGCTGGGCCGCCGTCGACGGCATGGGCCAGCAGATGATGCAGTTCACTGCGAGCATCGAGGCGACCGATCCGAAAACCATCACGCTGAAGCTGAAAGAGCCCTATGGCCTGGTGCTCGAGTCGATCGGCAAGCCGTCTTCGCGCGTCGCCTTCATGATGCCGAAGCGTCTCGCCGAGACGCCGCCGGACAAGCAGATCCCCGAACAGATCGGATCCGGTCCGTTCAAGTTCGTCCAGGGCGAATTCCAGCCCGGCGTGAAGGCGGTCTATGTCAAGAACACCGATTACGTGCCGCGCAAGGAGCCGGTGAGCTGGACTGCGGGCGGCAAGGTGGTGAAGGTCGATCGCGTCGAGTGGATCACCATGCCGGATTCGCAGACCGCGGTGAATGCGCTGCAATCGGGCGACATCGACTTCATGGAAAATCCGCCCTGGGATCTGTTGCCGGTCCTCGAGGGCAATCCCGACCTGAAGGTCGAGACGCTGAACAAGTTCGGCTTCCAGACCTTGGGCCGCATGAACTTCCTGCATCCGCCCTTCGACAATCCGAAGATCCGCCGCGCCGCGCTTCTGGCCACCAGCCAGAAGGACGTGCTCGACGCACTCGTCGGCAATCCCAAATACTACAAGGTCTGCGGCGCCTTCTTCATCTGCGATACCCCGTTTGCAACCGACGTCGGATCGGAGACGCTGGTGAAGGGCAACGGCATGGCAGAAGCCAAGAAGGCCCTTGCCGAGTCCGGCTATGACGGCACCCCGGTCGTGATCATGGCCCCCGGTGACGTCACCACACTCAAGGCCCAGCCGATCGTGGCTGCCCAGCAACTGCGCGAGGCCGGCTTCAAGGTCGATCTCCAGGCGACCGACTGGCAGACGGTGGTGAGCCGGCGCGCCAGCCAGAAATCTCCCAAGGAGGGCGGCTGGAACATGTTTTTCACCAACTGGGTCAGTGCCGACGTGTCCAACCCGATCGCGAATCTCTCGATCGGGGGCCAGGGCAAGAAGGGCGGCTGGTTCGGCTGGGCGGAGGATGCCAAGATCGAGAAGCTCAAGGACGACTTCGTCCGCGCCGCCTCGCTCGACGATCAGAAGAAGATCGCGACCGAGATCCAGAAGGAAGCCTACGACCAGGTGATCTACATCCCGCTCGGCCAGTACCTGGCGCCGAGCGCCTGGCGGAAGTCGCTGACCGGCGTGCTCGACGGTCCGGCGACCCCGGTGTTCTGGAACGTCGACAAGTCGGAGTAG
- a CDS encoding FAD-dependent monooxygenase: MALPRTIVIAGAGIGGLTAALALAQRGFRIVVLEKAERLEEVGAGLQLSPNASRVLVELGLTERLKLRAVVPEAVSIMSARAGGELLRMPLGEAASARAGAPYWVVHRADLQSALSGAVADHPDIDLKLGATFEDVAPHARGLTVVHRSGTIRRSDLASALIGADGIWSTVRQHLFSAVQPRFSGLIAWRGTLEATQLPKEHTARRVQLWMGPNAHLVAYPIAGGRQINVVAVLPGSWNRPGWSTAGDPAEVMAAFAPPRWPQAARMMLASVDSWRKWALFGVPDGCPWSKGPIALLGDAVHAMLPFAAQGAGMAIEDAAVLARHLSLETAEDAGSVAAALKQYGLMRQARVRKVQRTARQQGRIYHLGGPLAIARDLSIRALGPDRMLARQDWIYGWRP, translated from the coding sequence ATGGCCCTCCCGCGCACGATCGTCATTGCCGGCGCCGGCATCGGAGGACTGACGGCTGCGCTTGCGCTGGCGCAGCGCGGTTTCCGCATCGTCGTGCTGGAAAAGGCCGAGCGGCTCGAGGAAGTCGGAGCCGGCCTGCAACTCTCCCCCAATGCGAGCCGCGTGCTGGTCGAGCTCGGCCTCACCGAGCGGCTCAAGCTCCGTGCCGTCGTTCCGGAAGCGGTCTCGATCATGAGCGCGCGCGCCGGCGGCGAACTCTTGCGCATGCCGCTCGGCGAAGCGGCGTCCGCGCGCGCCGGTGCCCCCTATTGGGTGGTGCATCGCGCCGATCTGCAATCGGCGCTGTCAGGCGCGGTGGCAGACCATCCCGATATCGATCTGAAGCTGGGTGCGACCTTCGAGGATGTCGCCCCCCACGCCAGGGGACTGACGGTGGTCCATCGCAGCGGCACGATCCGGCGCAGCGATCTCGCCAGCGCGCTGATCGGCGCCGATGGCATCTGGTCGACAGTCCGCCAGCATTTGTTCTCCGCGGTGCAGCCGCGCTTCTCCGGCCTGATCGCCTGGCGCGGCACGCTCGAGGCCACCCAGCTGCCAAAGGAGCACACCGCGCGGCGGGTGCAGCTCTGGATGGGCCCCAACGCCCATCTCGTTGCCTACCCGATTGCGGGCGGCCGCCAGATCAACGTCGTGGCGGTGTTGCCGGGCAGCTGGAACAGGCCGGGCTGGAGCACGGCAGGCGATCCTGCCGAGGTGATGGCGGCCTTCGCTCCGCCGCGCTGGCCGCAGGCCGCGCGGATGATGCTGGCAAGCGTCGACAGCTGGCGCAAATGGGCGCTGTTCGGCGTGCCCGACGGCTGCCCCTGGAGCAAGGGTCCGATCGCGCTGCTTGGCGATGCCGTGCATGCGATGCTGCCGTTCGCCGCGCAAGGCGCCGGCATGGCGATCGAGGATGCCGCCGTGCTGGCCCGGCATCTGAGCCTCGAGACCGCCGAGGACGCAGGCAGCGTCGCGGCCGCGCTGAAGCAATATGGCCTGATGCGTCAGGCCCGCGTCAGGAAAGTGCAGCGGACCGCGCGGCAGCAGGGCCGCATCTATCATCTGGGTGGGCCGCTCGCGATCGCGCGCGATCTGTCCATCCGCGCGCTCGGCCCGGACCGCATGCTGGCGCGGCAGGACTGGATCTACGGCTGGCGTCCCTGA
- a CDS encoding M20/M25/M40 family metallo-hydrolase encodes MNPANLPFDSETMLEGLRTWVECESPTWDAGAVNRMLDIAARDMAVMGATIERIAGRQGFGGVVRARFPHPKQGEPGILIAGHMDTVHPVGTIEKLKWRREGNRCYGPGICDMKGGNYLSLEAIRQLARASFTTPLPITVLFTPDEEVGTPSTRDIIEAEAARNKYVLVPEPGRADNGVTTGRYAIARFNLEATGRPSHAGATLSAGRSAIREMARQILAIEAMTTEDCTFSVGIVHGGQWVNCVATTATGEALSMAKRQADLDRGVERMLALSGTSNDVAFKVTRGVTRPVWEPDAGTMALYEKARGIAKSLGAELPHASSGGGSDGNFTGTMGIPTLDGLGVRGGNVHTLEEYIEVESLVERGRLMAGLLATLE; translated from the coding sequence ATGAATCCAGCCAATCTTCCCTTCGATTCCGAAACCATGCTCGAGGGCCTGCGCACCTGGGTCGAATGCGAGAGCCCGACCTGGGACGCCGGCGCCGTCAATCGCATGCTCGATATCGCAGCGCGGGATATGGCCGTCATGGGTGCGACCATCGAGCGCATTGCCGGCCGTCAGGGCTTCGGCGGCGTCGTCCGCGCGCGTTTCCCGCACCCCAAGCAGGGCGAACCGGGCATTCTGATCGCCGGACACATGGATACCGTCCACCCGGTCGGCACCATCGAGAAGCTGAAATGGCGGCGCGAGGGCAACAGATGCTACGGTCCCGGCATCTGCGATATGAAGGGCGGCAACTATCTCTCCCTGGAGGCGATCCGCCAGCTGGCACGCGCGTCCTTTACCACGCCCCTGCCGATTACCGTGCTGTTCACGCCGGACGAGGAAGTCGGAACGCCCTCGACGCGCGACATCATCGAGGCGGAAGCCGCGCGCAACAAATACGTGCTGGTGCCCGAGCCCGGTCGCGCCGACAACGGCGTCACCACCGGACGTTACGCCATCGCGCGATTCAATCTGGAAGCGACGGGACGACCGAGCCACGCAGGCGCAACGCTGTCGGCGGGACGGTCGGCCATCCGCGAGATGGCGCGGCAGATTCTCGCGATCGAGGCGATGACGACGGAAGACTGCACCTTCTCCGTCGGAATCGTGCATGGCGGCCAATGGGTCAATTGCGTTGCCACGACCGCCACGGGCGAAGCGCTCTCCATGGCCAAGCGTCAGGCCGATCTCGACCGCGGCGTCGAGCGGATGCTGGCGCTGTCGGGCACGAGCAATGATGTGGCCTTCAAGGTCACGCGCGGAGTGACGCGGCCGGTATGGGAGCCGGACGCCGGCACCATGGCACTGTACGAAAAGGCGCGCGGCATCGCCAAATCGCTCGGCGCGGAATTACCGCATGCGAGTTCCGGCGGCGGCTCCGACGGCAACTTCACCGGCACGATGGGCATCCCGACTCTCGACGGCCTGGGCGTGCGCGGCGGCAATGTCCACACGCTCGAAGAGTATATCGAGGTCGAGAGTCTGGTCGAACGCGGCCGCCTGATGGCGGGACTGTTGGCCACCCTGGAGTGA
- a CDS encoding twin-arginine translocation pathway signal produces the protein MPASLSFSLRACCAVAALGAAGFALSGCASMTETVAPAFADPAKYELYDCKQLEAERKALAARTADLQRLMDKAETGAGGAVVSELAYRNDYVAVRGSAQLAEDAWRRNRCRETPPNAPPAATAPQRPDIKPAPKR, from the coding sequence ATGCCCGCTTCGCTTTCCTTTTCCCTGCGCGCCTGTTGCGCGGTAGCCGCGCTGGGCGCGGCCGGCTTTGCGCTGTCCGGCTGTGCCAGCATGACCGAGACGGTCGCGCCGGCCTTTGCCGATCCCGCCAAATACGAATTGTACGATTGCAAGCAGCTGGAGGCCGAGCGCAAGGCGCTGGCCGCGCGCACCGCGGATCTGCAGCGGCTGATGGACAAGGCCGAGACCGGTGCCGGGGGGGCCGTGGTCTCCGAGCTCGCCTATCGCAACGATTATGTCGCGGTCCGCGGCTCGGCCCAGCTGGCGGAAGATGCCTGGCGCCGCAACAGGTGCCGGGAAACGCCGCCCAATGCACCGCCGGCAGCGACTGCGCCGCAGCGGCCGGACATCAAGCCCGCGCCGAAGCGCTGA
- a CDS encoding zinc-finger domain-containing protein, whose translation MSDHVVPHFHNDAGVPVIEIGSQEFMCVGANPPFDHPHVFLDLGNDNEIICPYCSTLYRFAADLKAGEARPPECVLKDKVA comes from the coding sequence ATGTCCGACCATGTCGTCCCGCACTTCCATAACGATGCCGGTGTTCCCGTCATCGAGATCGGCTCGCAAGAGTTCATGTGCGTCGGCGCCAATCCTCCGTTCGATCATCCGCACGTGTTCCTGGATCTCGGCAACGACAACGAGATCATCTGCCCGTACTGCTCGACGCTGTACCGCTTCGCCGCCGATCTGAAGGCGGGCGAGGCCCGTCCGCCGGAATGTGTCTTGAAGGACAAGGTGGCCTGA
- a CDS encoding glycosyltransferase family 39 protein: MAERSDRAPARWRRPFLRWLDGVEAGWAVPLLIACFVAIWTLYLAIAYAGGGLHPDTLEAWTLGRNFAFGYPKHPPLMGWIAASWTSVFPLSDWSLQLMAMVNAGLALVFVDCVARQFVTGHKRILVLLLLMLTPAYQFHAQRFNANSVLLAIWPLATWCFLRAFETRSVFWAVAVGCTTALAMVGKYYSIFLVSSFAFAALAHPARRAYFASASPWISVVTGLATLSPHIYWLATTGASTFTYALNHANGNAVSSLGEVKNFLLGLVAASSVAGVIWVFVAGRRLKQFPADFAAMSPGLRLLFYVAIGTIALPVLTSLAMGTDLPSLWALQGLFLFVVLVVCGARYPIERFYTVNATIIVMGVALVSVLVAAPIHAVYRNIDGYEEGRNFYAQAASELTRQWHEETGEPLGAVSGDDSLAFATAFYSPDHPHYARPFEHQYHWGLPRKATLDRGWAALCFEGQDYCGRWMEWVSARAGHFVRREFTVRASLWGRPGVSRKVIMLLVPPQANGAPPRSAAQDFSASKRSPE; the protein is encoded by the coding sequence ATGGCCGAACGGTCCGATCGCGCGCCGGCGCGTTGGCGCCGTCCCTTCCTGCGCTGGCTCGACGGCGTCGAGGCGGGCTGGGCCGTTCCGCTCCTCATTGCGTGCTTCGTTGCGATCTGGACGCTGTATCTCGCCATCGCCTATGCCGGCGGCGGCCTGCATCCTGATACGCTGGAGGCCTGGACGCTGGGGCGGAATTTCGCCTTTGGCTACCCCAAGCATCCGCCGCTGATGGGCTGGATCGCCGCAAGCTGGACCTCCGTCTTCCCGCTCAGCGACTGGTCGCTGCAATTGATGGCGATGGTCAACGCGGGGCTTGCGCTGGTCTTCGTCGATTGCGTCGCCCGTCAGTTCGTGACCGGGCACAAGCGCATCCTCGTGCTGCTGCTCCTGATGCTGACGCCGGCCTATCAATTCCACGCCCAGCGCTTTAACGCCAACTCCGTGCTGCTCGCGATCTGGCCGCTCGCCACATGGTGTTTCCTGCGCGCGTTCGAGACGCGATCCGTGTTCTGGGCGGTCGCGGTCGGATGCACCACGGCGCTGGCGATGGTCGGGAAGTATTATTCGATTTTCCTGGTCTCGAGCTTTGCCTTTGCCGCGCTCGCGCATCCGGCGCGGCGCGCCTATTTTGCCTCCGCATCGCCGTGGATCTCCGTCGTCACCGGGCTCGCGACGCTGTCGCCGCACATCTACTGGCTGGCGACCACGGGCGCCTCGACCTTCACTTACGCACTGAACCACGCCAACGGCAATGCGGTGAGCTCGCTCGGTGAAGTGAAGAATTTCCTGCTGGGATTGGTGGCGGCCAGCAGCGTCGCGGGCGTGATCTGGGTGTTCGTTGCAGGCCGGCGGCTCAAGCAGTTTCCGGCCGATTTCGCCGCGATGAGCCCGGGCCTTCGACTTCTCTTCTACGTCGCCATCGGTACGATCGCACTGCCGGTGCTGACGTCGCTCGCGATGGGCACGGATCTGCCGTCGCTATGGGCGTTGCAGGGGCTGTTTCTGTTCGTCGTGCTCGTCGTCTGCGGCGCGCGCTATCCGATCGAACGCTTTTACACCGTCAATGCCACGATCATCGTCATGGGCGTTGCGCTCGTCTCCGTCCTGGTCGCGGCCCCCATCCACGCCGTCTATCGCAACATCGACGGCTACGAAGAGGGGCGGAATTTCTACGCGCAGGCCGCAAGCGAGCTGACCCGACAATGGCATGAGGAGACCGGCGAGCCGCTCGGCGCCGTCAGTGGCGACGATTCACTCGCTTTCGCCACCGCGTTCTACAGCCCCGATCATCCGCACTATGCGCGGCCGTTCGAGCATCAATATCATTGGGGATTGCCGCGCAAGGCGACGCTCGACCGCGGCTGGGCCGCGTTGTGTTTCGAGGGCCAGGATTATTGCGGCCGCTGGATGGAATGGGTGTCGGCCCGCGCCGGACATTTTGTCAGGCGGGAATTCACCGTGCGGGCATCGCTCTGGGGCCGGCCCGGCGTGAGCCGAAAAGTGATCATGCTGCTGGTGCCGCCGCAGGCGAACGGCGCACCGCCCAGAAGTGCGGCGCAGGATTTCAGCGCCAGCAAGCGCAGTCCGGAGTAG
- a CDS encoding DUF3126 family protein, protein MDVKEVRKLDAYLKRVFGNPKIRVVPRPKKDDSAEVYIGEEFIGVLFVDDEDDDRSFQFQMAILEDDLVDQE, encoded by the coding sequence GTGGACGTCAAAGAAGTCAGAAAACTGGATGCGTATCTGAAGCGCGTGTTCGGCAATCCCAAGATCCGCGTCGTGCCGCGGCCGAAGAAGGACGATTCTGCCGAGGTCTATATCGGCGAGGAGTTCATCGGCGTTCTGTTCGTCGACGACGAGGACGATGATCGCTCGTTCCAATTCCAGATGGCGATACTCGAGGACGATCTGGTCGACCAGGAATAG
- a CDS encoding multidrug effflux MFS transporter yields MSDVNADDWVSAGHRPMGFPEFVVVIASIMALNPLAMDMMLPALPDIGRAFSIANANHLQLVLSTFLIGFGAGQFVMGPLSDRFGRRPVLLGGMAVYAVAGVLAVAAPSFETLLLARALQGLGTSATRVIATSIVRDCYAGRRMASVMSLAMMIFIAVPVIAPSFGQAVLLVTQWRGIFVVLMLYGVLALAWSVLRLPETLPESERRSLAPADVLSAFRQTITNRQTLGYATAAGSVIGALFAFVFSAQQVFTGIYHLGHYFPLAFAAIAAGTAVAGFLNAKLVGRLGMRVISHGALTLYALVAGVMLLSEILGVLPLPLFMVLSALMMFSFGMMVANFTALAMEPQGHIAGTASSLYGSITTLIGIAVGTAIGQSFDGTLLPFSVGFFLSTLAALAIVLVVEKGRLFKPHHRPIA; encoded by the coding sequence TTGTCCGACGTCAATGCCGACGACTGGGTGTCCGCGGGACACCGCCCCATGGGTTTTCCCGAATTCGTTGTCGTGATCGCATCCATCATGGCGCTGAACCCGCTCGCCATGGACATGATGCTGCCGGCACTGCCCGACATCGGGCGGGCCTTCAGCATCGCCAACGCCAATCATCTCCAGCTCGTGCTGTCGACCTTCCTGATCGGCTTCGGCGCGGGCCAGTTCGTCATGGGCCCGTTGTCGGACCGGTTCGGACGCCGGCCGGTGCTCTTAGGCGGCATGGCCGTCTACGCGGTGGCGGGCGTGCTGGCCGTCGCGGCGCCCTCGTTCGAGACGCTGCTGCTCGCCCGCGCGCTCCAGGGCCTCGGCACTTCGGCGACGCGCGTGATCGCGACCTCGATCGTGCGCGACTGTTATGCCGGCCGCCGCATGGCGAGCGTGATGTCGCTGGCCATGATGATCTTCATCGCCGTGCCCGTGATCGCGCCCTCGTTCGGACAGGCCGTGCTGCTGGTCACGCAATGGCGCGGCATCTTCGTCGTGCTGATGCTCTACGGCGTTCTGGCGCTGGCCTGGAGCGTGCTGCGGCTGCCCGAAACGCTTCCCGAGTCCGAACGCAGGTCGCTTGCGCCCGCCGACGTGCTGTCGGCCTTCCGGCAGACCATCACCAACCGCCAGACCCTCGGCTATGCGACGGCGGCCGGCAGCGTGATCGGCGCGCTGTTTGCTTTCGTATTCTCGGCCCAGCAGGTGTTCACCGGCATCTATCATCTCGGCCATTACTTCCCGCTGGCCTTTGCCGCGATCGCGGCCGGCACCGCGGTGGCCGGCTTCCTCAACGCGAAGCTGGTCGGGCGGCTCGGCATGCGCGTGATCTCGCACGGTGCGCTGACGCTCTATGCGCTGGTGGCCGGCGTGATGTTGCTGAGCGAGATTCTCGGCGTGTTGCCGCTCCCGCTGTTCATGGTGCTGTCGGCGCTGATGATGTTCTCGTTCGGCATGATGGTCGCCAATTTCACCGCGCTCGCGATGGAGCCGCAAGGCCACATCGCCGGCACCGCCTCCTCGCTCTACGGCTCGATCACGACGCTGATCGGCATCGCGGTCGGCACGGCGATCGGCCAGAGTTTCGACGGCACGCTGCTGCCCTTCTCGGTCGGCTTCTTCCTGTCGACGCTTGCCGCGCTCGCGATCGTGCTCGTCGTGGAGAAGGGCCGGCTGTTCAAGCCGCACCATCGCCCGATCGCGTGA
- the cysE gene encoding serine O-acetyltransferase, which translates to MAVHQVNPGGKLATLDPIWDRIRGEAEDIVRREPELATFIYSAVLHHGRLEDSVVHRVAERLDHSALSGDLVRQAYMDALRDEPDLGNAFRADLVAVYDRDPATSRFIDPLLYFKGFHAIQTHRLAHWLYLKGRKDFAFYLQSRASAVFQTDINPAARIGRGIFLDHATGFVCGETAVIEDDVSILHGVTLGGTGKENEDRHPKIRHGVLIGAGAKILGNIEIGHCARIAAGSVVVKPVPHNVTVAGVPAKIVGEAGCAEPSRTMDQMINAMGL; encoded by the coding sequence ATGGCAGTGCATCAGGTCAATCCGGGAGGAAAGCTCGCGACGCTCGATCCGATCTGGGACCGGATCCGCGGCGAAGCCGAAGACATCGTCCGCCGCGAGCCGGAGCTTGCGACCTTCATTTATTCGGCGGTGCTGCATCACGGCCGACTGGAAGACTCGGTGGTCCACCGAGTCGCCGAGCGGCTCGACCATTCCGCCTTGTCAGGCGATCTCGTGCGCCAAGCCTACATGGACGCGCTGCGCGACGAACCCGATCTCGGGAACGCCTTCCGTGCGGATCTCGTCGCCGTCTATGACCGCGATCCCGCGACCTCGCGATTCATCGATCCCTTGCTCTACTTCAAGGGCTTTCACGCCATCCAGACCCATCGGCTGGCGCATTGGCTCTATCTCAAGGGCCGCAAGGATTTTGCTTTTTACCTGCAGAGCCGCGCCTCCGCGGTGTTCCAGACCGACATCAATCCCGCCGCGCGCATCGGCCGCGGCATCTTCCTCGACCACGCCACCGGCTTCGTCTGCGGTGAGACCGCTGTCATCGAGGACGACGTCTCGATCCTGCACGGCGTCACGCTCGGCGGCACCGGCAAGGAGAACGAGGACCGCCATCCGAAGATTCGTCATGGCGTGCTGATCGGCGCCGGCGCCAAGATCCTCGGCAACATCGAGATCGGTCATTGCGCGCGCATCGCGGCCGGCTCGGTCGTGGTGAAGCCGGTGCCGCACAACGTCACCGTCGCGGGCGTGCCGGCCAAGATCGTCGGCGAGGCTGGCTGCGCCGAGCCGTCGCGCACCATGGACCAGATGATCAACGCGATGGGGCTTTGA